In the genome of Danio rerio strain Tuebingen ecotype United States chromosome 23, GRCz12tu, whole genome shotgun sequence, one region contains:
- the clstn1 gene encoding calsyntenin-1 isoform X3 yields the protein MRIRGVKPFASAVGLLLGLLYAVDAAKVNKHKPWIETTYHGIVTENDDKVLLDPPLIALDKDAPLRYAESFEVTFTKEGEICGFRIHGQNVPFEAVVLDKSTGEGVIRAKDKLDCELQKEHTFTIQAYDCGEGPDGGNMKKSHKATVHIQVNDVNEYSPVFKEKSYKATVIEGKKYDSIMKVEAVDADCSFQFSQICSYEIVTPDVPFTIDKDGNIKNTEKLNYGKERMYKLTVTAYDCGKNRASEDVLVKINIKPTCKPSWQGFNKRIEYEPGTGSLALFPSMHLETCEEPITSIQASIMLETNHIGKGCDRDTYSEKSLHKLCGASSGTVELLPAPSNSANWTVGLPTDNGHDSDQVFEFNGTQAIKVPEGVVSTTLKEPFTISVWMRHGPGGREKETILCNSDKTEMNRHHYSLYVHNCRLVLLLRQEPTESESYKPAEFHWKLDQVCDKEWHHYVLNIEFPAVTLFVDGGTFEPFLVTEDYPLHTSKIETQLTIGACWQGGSARMTQFFRGNLAGLMIRSGKLENKKVIDCLYTCKEGLDVQLPEEVASAVKVEFNPNQSSLSLEGDDIESFEKVMQHISYLNSRQFPTPGIRHLRVSTTVKCFNEETCISVPDSEGYVMVLQPEEPKISLSGIDHFARGAAEFESVEGVTLFPELRIVSTITREVEVEAEAETEAEGEDDPTVQETVVSEEIMHNLDTCEVTVVGEDLNGDHESLEVDLAQIQQRALEMSSSNVGMVITGVNTMANYEQVLHLIRYRNWHTEALFDRKFKLVCSELNGRYISNEFKVEVNVIHTANPMDHANNAMVQPQFISQVQHASVDLSGHNLVNTHQASVVPSAATIVIVVCVSFLVFMIILGVFRIRAAHQRTMRDQENGKENEMDWDDSALTITVNPMETYEDQHSSEEEGDEEEEESEDGEEEDDITSAESDSSEDEAGEQEDQQGSSRQQQLEWDDSTLTY from the exons AGAGTTTTGAGGTGACCTTCACCAAAGAAG GAGAGATCTGCGGCTTCAGGATTCACGGGCAGAATGTGCCTTTCGAGGCGGTGGTGTTGGATAAGTCCACTGGGGAAGGCGTGATCCGGGCCAAGGATAAACTAGATTGTGAGCTGCAGAAAGAGCATACCTTCACCATCCAGGCCTACGACTGTGGAGAGGGACCTGACGGCGGAAACATGAAGAAATCTCACAA GGCCACCGTCCACATCCAAGTGAATGACGTGAACGAGTACTCTCCAGTGTTCAAAGAGAAGTCCTACAAAGCCACAGTAATCGAGGGCAAGAAGTACGACAGCATCATGAAGGTGGAGGCCGTGGACGCAGACTGCTCTTTCCAGTTCAGTCAGATCTGCAGCTACGAGATTGTCACCCCCGATGTGCCCTTCACCATTGATAAGGATG GCAACATCAAGAACACAGAGAAGTTGAACTACGGCAAGGAGCGCATGTACAAACTCACAGTGACTGCCTATGACTGTGGTAAAAACCGAGCATCCGAGGACGTCCTGGTTAAGATCAACATCAAGCCCACCTGCAAACCGAGCTGGCAAG GATTTAACAAAAGGATTGAGTATGAGCCTGGTACAGGAAGCCTAGCGCTGTTTCCCAGCATGCATCTGGAGACCTGTGAGGAGCCGATCACCTCCATCCAGGCCAGCATCATGTTGGAGACCAACCACATCGGCAAGGGCTGCGATCGAGACACTTACTCTGAAAAATCCCTGCACAAGCTATGCG GTGCCAGCTCTGGCACTGTGGAGCTTCTGCCTGCTCCCAGCAACTCTGCCAATTGGACTGTAGGTCTGCCCACTGACAATGGGCATGACAGTGACCAGGTGTTTGAGTTCAACGGCACTCAGGCCATCAAGGTTCCTGAGGGGGTGGTGAGCACCACCCTGAAGGAACCCTTCACCATCTCTGTGTGGATGAGACACGGGCCTGGAGGACGAGAGAAGGAGACCATCCTCTGCAACTCCGACAAGACTG AGATGAACAGACACCATTATTCTCTATATGTGCACAACTGTCGCCTGGTGCTGCTGCTGCGTCAGGAACCCACCGAATCGGAGAGCTACAAACCTGCTGAATTCCACTGGAAACTCGATCAA GTGTGTGATAAAGAATGGCATCACTATGTGTTGAACATCGAGTTCCCGGCAGTGACTTTGTTTGTGGATGGAGGCACCTTTGAGCCGTTCCTGGTTACAGAGGATTACCCTCTGCATACCTCCAAGATTGAGACCCAGCTCACCATCGGCGCCTGCTGGCAAG GTGGCAGTGCCCGCATGACTCAGTTCTTCCGGGGAAACCTGGCTGGACTCATGATCCGCTCTGGAAAACTGGAGAACAAGAAGGTGATCGACTGCCTGTACACCTGCAAGGAGGGGCTCGATGTGCAGCTTCCAGAAGAAGTGGCCTCTGCTGTCAAG GTGGAGTTTAACCCTAACCAGTCATCACTGAGTCTGGAGGGAGATGACATTGAGAGCTTTGAGAAGGTCATGCAGCACATCTCCTACCTGAACTCCAGACAGTTCCCAACTCCAGGAATACGCCACCTCCGTGTCTCCACCACTGTCAA ATGCTTCAATGAGGAGACCTGTATCTCTGTGCCGGACTCTGAAGGCTATGTGATGGTTCTCCAGCCAGAGGAGCCAAAGATCAGCCTGAGCGGAATCGATCATTTTGCACGTGGAGCAGCTGAATTTGAGAGCGTGGAGGGTGTTACGCTGTTCCCAGAGCTGCGCATCGTCAGCACCATCACCCGAGAGGTGGAGGTGGAGGCAGAGGCTGAGACTGAAGCCGAAGGAGAGGATGATCCCACAG TGCAAGAGACGGTGGTGTCTGAGGAGATCATGCACAACTTGGACACGTGTGAGGTGACTGTGGTGGGAGAGGATCTGAATGGAGATCATGAGAGTCTGGAGGTGGATCTGGCTCAGATTCAGCAGAGAGCTCTGGAGATGAGCTCCTCTAACGTGGGCATGGTCATCACAG GGGTAAACACCATGGCCAACTATGAACAGGTCCTGCATCTGATCCGCTACAGGAACTGGCACACAGAGGCTCTGTTTGACAGGAAGTTTAAACTTGTCTGCTCTGAGCTCAATGGCCGCTACATCAGCAATGAATTCAAAGTGGAG GTCAACGTGATCCACACAGCCAACCCTATGGATCATGCCAACAACGCTATGGTGCAGCCTCAGTTCATCAGCCAAGTGCAGCATGCTTCAGTGGACTTGTCTGGACACAACCTGGTCAACACACATCAGGCCTCAG TCGTCCCCAGTGCTGCCACCATTGTTATCGTTGTATGCGTGAGCTTCCTGGTGTTTATGATCATCCTGGGCGTCTTCCGTATCCGAGCGGCCCACCAGCGCACCATGAGAGACCAGGAGAACGGAAAAGAGAATGAGATGGACTGGGATGATTCAGCACTCACCATCACTGTCAACCCAATGGAG ACTTACGAGGACCAGCACAGCAGCGAAGAGGAAGgagatgaggaagaggaggaaagcGAGGATGGAGAGGAGGAAGACGACATCACCAGCGCAGAGTCGGACAGCAGCGAGGATGAGGCCGGAGAACAGGAGGATCAGCAGGGCTCCAGCAGACAGCAGCAGCTGGAGTGGGACGACTCCACTCTCACCTACTGA
- the clstn1 gene encoding calsyntenin-1 isoform X2 — MRIRGVKPFASAVGLLLGLLYAVDAAKVNKHKPWIETTYHGIVTENDDKVLLDPPLIALDKDAPLRYAGEICGFRIHGQNVPFEAVVLDKSTGEGVIRAKDKLDCELQKEHTFTIQAYDCGEGPDGGNMKKSHKATVHIQVNDVNEYSPVFKEKSYKATVIEGKKYDSIMKVEAVDADCSFQFSQICSYEIVTPDVPFTIDKDGNIKNTEKLNYGKERMYKLTVTAYDCGKNRASEDVLVKINIKPTCKPSWQGFNKRIEYEPGTGSLALFPSMHLETCEEPITSIQASIMLETNHIGKGCDRDTYSEKSLHKLCGASSGTVELLPAPSNSANWTVGLPTDNGHDSDQVFEFNGTQAIKVPEGVVSTTLKEPFTISVWMRHGPGGREKETILCNSDKTEMNRHHYSLYVHNCRLVLLLRQEPTESESYKPAEFHWKLDQVCDKEWHHYVLNIEFPAVTLFVDGGTFEPFLVTEDYPLHTSKIETQLTIGACWQDFSGHDNDTETLSEPLTGGSARMTQFFRGNLAGLMIRSGKLENKKVIDCLYTCKEGLDVQLPEEVASAVKVEFNPNQSSLSLEGDDIESFEKVMQHISYLNSRQFPTPGIRHLRVSTTVKCFNEETCISVPDSEGYVMVLQPEEPKISLSGIDHFARGAAEFESVEGVTLFPELRIVSTITREVEVEAEAETEAEGEDDPTVQETVVSEEIMHNLDTCEVTVVGEDLNGDHESLEVDLAQIQQRALEMSSSNVGMVITGVNTMANYEQVLHLIRYRNWHTEALFDRKFKLVCSELNGRYISNEFKVEVNVIHTANPMDHANNAMVQPQFISQVQHASVDLSGHNLVNTHQASVVPSAATIVIVVCVSFLVFMIILGVFRIRAAHQRTMRDQENGKENEMDWDDSALTITVNPMETYEDQHSSEEEGDEEEEESEDGEEEDDITSAESDSSEDEAGEQEDQQGSSRQQQLEWDDSTLTY; from the exons GAGAGATCTGCGGCTTCAGGATTCACGGGCAGAATGTGCCTTTCGAGGCGGTGGTGTTGGATAAGTCCACTGGGGAAGGCGTGATCCGGGCCAAGGATAAACTAGATTGTGAGCTGCAGAAAGAGCATACCTTCACCATCCAGGCCTACGACTGTGGAGAGGGACCTGACGGCGGAAACATGAAGAAATCTCACAA GGCCACCGTCCACATCCAAGTGAATGACGTGAACGAGTACTCTCCAGTGTTCAAAGAGAAGTCCTACAAAGCCACAGTAATCGAGGGCAAGAAGTACGACAGCATCATGAAGGTGGAGGCCGTGGACGCAGACTGCTCTTTCCAGTTCAGTCAGATCTGCAGCTACGAGATTGTCACCCCCGATGTGCCCTTCACCATTGATAAGGATG GCAACATCAAGAACACAGAGAAGTTGAACTACGGCAAGGAGCGCATGTACAAACTCACAGTGACTGCCTATGACTGTGGTAAAAACCGAGCATCCGAGGACGTCCTGGTTAAGATCAACATCAAGCCCACCTGCAAACCGAGCTGGCAAG GATTTAACAAAAGGATTGAGTATGAGCCTGGTACAGGAAGCCTAGCGCTGTTTCCCAGCATGCATCTGGAGACCTGTGAGGAGCCGATCACCTCCATCCAGGCCAGCATCATGTTGGAGACCAACCACATCGGCAAGGGCTGCGATCGAGACACTTACTCTGAAAAATCCCTGCACAAGCTATGCG GTGCCAGCTCTGGCACTGTGGAGCTTCTGCCTGCTCCCAGCAACTCTGCCAATTGGACTGTAGGTCTGCCCACTGACAATGGGCATGACAGTGACCAGGTGTTTGAGTTCAACGGCACTCAGGCCATCAAGGTTCCTGAGGGGGTGGTGAGCACCACCCTGAAGGAACCCTTCACCATCTCTGTGTGGATGAGACACGGGCCTGGAGGACGAGAGAAGGAGACCATCCTCTGCAACTCCGACAAGACTG AGATGAACAGACACCATTATTCTCTATATGTGCACAACTGTCGCCTGGTGCTGCTGCTGCGTCAGGAACCCACCGAATCGGAGAGCTACAAACCTGCTGAATTCCACTGGAAACTCGATCAA GTGTGTGATAAAGAATGGCATCACTATGTGTTGAACATCGAGTTCCCGGCAGTGACTTTGTTTGTGGATGGAGGCACCTTTGAGCCGTTCCTGGTTACAGAGGATTACCCTCTGCATACCTCCAAGATTGAGACCCAGCTCACCATCGGCGCCTGCTGGCAAG ACTTCTCAGGACATGACAATGACACTGAGACTCTCTCAGAGCCTTTGACAG GTGGCAGTGCCCGCATGACTCAGTTCTTCCGGGGAAACCTGGCTGGACTCATGATCCGCTCTGGAAAACTGGAGAACAAGAAGGTGATCGACTGCCTGTACACCTGCAAGGAGGGGCTCGATGTGCAGCTTCCAGAAGAAGTGGCCTCTGCTGTCAAG GTGGAGTTTAACCCTAACCAGTCATCACTGAGTCTGGAGGGAGATGACATTGAGAGCTTTGAGAAGGTCATGCAGCACATCTCCTACCTGAACTCCAGACAGTTCCCAACTCCAGGAATACGCCACCTCCGTGTCTCCACCACTGTCAA ATGCTTCAATGAGGAGACCTGTATCTCTGTGCCGGACTCTGAAGGCTATGTGATGGTTCTCCAGCCAGAGGAGCCAAAGATCAGCCTGAGCGGAATCGATCATTTTGCACGTGGAGCAGCTGAATTTGAGAGCGTGGAGGGTGTTACGCTGTTCCCAGAGCTGCGCATCGTCAGCACCATCACCCGAGAGGTGGAGGTGGAGGCAGAGGCTGAGACTGAAGCCGAAGGAGAGGATGATCCCACAG TGCAAGAGACGGTGGTGTCTGAGGAGATCATGCACAACTTGGACACGTGTGAGGTGACTGTGGTGGGAGAGGATCTGAATGGAGATCATGAGAGTCTGGAGGTGGATCTGGCTCAGATTCAGCAGAGAGCTCTGGAGATGAGCTCCTCTAACGTGGGCATGGTCATCACAG GGGTAAACACCATGGCCAACTATGAACAGGTCCTGCATCTGATCCGCTACAGGAACTGGCACACAGAGGCTCTGTTTGACAGGAAGTTTAAACTTGTCTGCTCTGAGCTCAATGGCCGCTACATCAGCAATGAATTCAAAGTGGAG GTCAACGTGATCCACACAGCCAACCCTATGGATCATGCCAACAACGCTATGGTGCAGCCTCAGTTCATCAGCCAAGTGCAGCATGCTTCAGTGGACTTGTCTGGACACAACCTGGTCAACACACATCAGGCCTCAG TCGTCCCCAGTGCTGCCACCATTGTTATCGTTGTATGCGTGAGCTTCCTGGTGTTTATGATCATCCTGGGCGTCTTCCGTATCCGAGCGGCCCACCAGCGCACCATGAGAGACCAGGAGAACGGAAAAGAGAATGAGATGGACTGGGATGATTCAGCACTCACCATCACTGTCAACCCAATGGAG ACTTACGAGGACCAGCACAGCAGCGAAGAGGAAGgagatgaggaagaggaggaaagcGAGGATGGAGAGGAGGAAGACGACATCACCAGCGCAGAGTCGGACAGCAGCGAGGATGAGGCCGGAGAACAGGAGGATCAGCAGGGCTCCAGCAGACAGCAGCAGCTGGAGTGGGACGACTCCACTCTCACCTACTGA
- the clstn1 gene encoding calsyntenin-1 precursor produces the protein MRIRGVKPFASAVGLLLGLLYAVDAAKVNKHKPWIETTYHGIVTENDDKVLLDPPLIALDKDAPLRYAGEICGFRIHGQNVPFEAVVLDKSTGEGVIRAKDKLDCELQKEHTFTIQAYDCGEGPDGGNMKKSHKATVHIQVNDVNEYSPVFKEKSYKATVIEGKKYDSIMKVEAVDADCSFQFSQICSYEIVTPDVPFTIDKDGNIKNTEKLNYGKERMYKLTVTAYDCGKNRASEDVLVKINIKPTCKPSWQGFNKRIEYEPGTGSLALFPSMHLETCEEPITSIQASIMLETNHIGKGCDRDTYSEKSLHKLCGASSGTVELLPAPSNSANWTVGLPTDNGHDSDQVFEFNGTQAIKVPEGVVSTTLKEPFTISVWMRHGPGGREKETILCNSDKTEMNRHHYSLYVHNCRLVLLLRQEPTESESYKPAEFHWKLDQVCDKEWHHYVLNIEFPAVTLFVDGGTFEPFLVTEDYPLHTSKIETQLTIGACWQGGSARMTQFFRGNLAGLMIRSGKLENKKVIDCLYTCKEGLDVQLPEEVASAVKVEFNPNQSSLSLEGDDIESFEKVMQHISYLNSRQFPTPGIRHLRVSTTVKCFNEETCISVPDSEGYVMVLQPEEPKISLSGIDHFARGAAEFESVEGVTLFPELRIVSTITREVEVEAEAETEAEGEDDPTVQETVVSEEIMHNLDTCEVTVVGEDLNGDHESLEVDLAQIQQRALEMSSSNVGMVITGVNTMANYEQVLHLIRYRNWHTEALFDRKFKLVCSELNGRYISNEFKVEVNVIHTANPMDHANNAMVQPQFISQVQHASVDLSGHNLVNTHQASVVPSAATIVIVVCVSFLVFMIILGVFRIRAAHQRTMRDQENGKENEMDWDDSALTITVNPMETYEDQHSSEEEGDEEEEESEDGEEEDDITSAESDSSEDEAGEQEDQQGSSRQQQLEWDDSTLTY, from the exons GAGAGATCTGCGGCTTCAGGATTCACGGGCAGAATGTGCCTTTCGAGGCGGTGGTGTTGGATAAGTCCACTGGGGAAGGCGTGATCCGGGCCAAGGATAAACTAGATTGTGAGCTGCAGAAAGAGCATACCTTCACCATCCAGGCCTACGACTGTGGAGAGGGACCTGACGGCGGAAACATGAAGAAATCTCACAA GGCCACCGTCCACATCCAAGTGAATGACGTGAACGAGTACTCTCCAGTGTTCAAAGAGAAGTCCTACAAAGCCACAGTAATCGAGGGCAAGAAGTACGACAGCATCATGAAGGTGGAGGCCGTGGACGCAGACTGCTCTTTCCAGTTCAGTCAGATCTGCAGCTACGAGATTGTCACCCCCGATGTGCCCTTCACCATTGATAAGGATG GCAACATCAAGAACACAGAGAAGTTGAACTACGGCAAGGAGCGCATGTACAAACTCACAGTGACTGCCTATGACTGTGGTAAAAACCGAGCATCCGAGGACGTCCTGGTTAAGATCAACATCAAGCCCACCTGCAAACCGAGCTGGCAAG GATTTAACAAAAGGATTGAGTATGAGCCTGGTACAGGAAGCCTAGCGCTGTTTCCCAGCATGCATCTGGAGACCTGTGAGGAGCCGATCACCTCCATCCAGGCCAGCATCATGTTGGAGACCAACCACATCGGCAAGGGCTGCGATCGAGACACTTACTCTGAAAAATCCCTGCACAAGCTATGCG GTGCCAGCTCTGGCACTGTGGAGCTTCTGCCTGCTCCCAGCAACTCTGCCAATTGGACTGTAGGTCTGCCCACTGACAATGGGCATGACAGTGACCAGGTGTTTGAGTTCAACGGCACTCAGGCCATCAAGGTTCCTGAGGGGGTGGTGAGCACCACCCTGAAGGAACCCTTCACCATCTCTGTGTGGATGAGACACGGGCCTGGAGGACGAGAGAAGGAGACCATCCTCTGCAACTCCGACAAGACTG AGATGAACAGACACCATTATTCTCTATATGTGCACAACTGTCGCCTGGTGCTGCTGCTGCGTCAGGAACCCACCGAATCGGAGAGCTACAAACCTGCTGAATTCCACTGGAAACTCGATCAA GTGTGTGATAAAGAATGGCATCACTATGTGTTGAACATCGAGTTCCCGGCAGTGACTTTGTTTGTGGATGGAGGCACCTTTGAGCCGTTCCTGGTTACAGAGGATTACCCTCTGCATACCTCCAAGATTGAGACCCAGCTCACCATCGGCGCCTGCTGGCAAG GTGGCAGTGCCCGCATGACTCAGTTCTTCCGGGGAAACCTGGCTGGACTCATGATCCGCTCTGGAAAACTGGAGAACAAGAAGGTGATCGACTGCCTGTACACCTGCAAGGAGGGGCTCGATGTGCAGCTTCCAGAAGAAGTGGCCTCTGCTGTCAAG GTGGAGTTTAACCCTAACCAGTCATCACTGAGTCTGGAGGGAGATGACATTGAGAGCTTTGAGAAGGTCATGCAGCACATCTCCTACCTGAACTCCAGACAGTTCCCAACTCCAGGAATACGCCACCTCCGTGTCTCCACCACTGTCAA ATGCTTCAATGAGGAGACCTGTATCTCTGTGCCGGACTCTGAAGGCTATGTGATGGTTCTCCAGCCAGAGGAGCCAAAGATCAGCCTGAGCGGAATCGATCATTTTGCACGTGGAGCAGCTGAATTTGAGAGCGTGGAGGGTGTTACGCTGTTCCCAGAGCTGCGCATCGTCAGCACCATCACCCGAGAGGTGGAGGTGGAGGCAGAGGCTGAGACTGAAGCCGAAGGAGAGGATGATCCCACAG TGCAAGAGACGGTGGTGTCTGAGGAGATCATGCACAACTTGGACACGTGTGAGGTGACTGTGGTGGGAGAGGATCTGAATGGAGATCATGAGAGTCTGGAGGTGGATCTGGCTCAGATTCAGCAGAGAGCTCTGGAGATGAGCTCCTCTAACGTGGGCATGGTCATCACAG GGGTAAACACCATGGCCAACTATGAACAGGTCCTGCATCTGATCCGCTACAGGAACTGGCACACAGAGGCTCTGTTTGACAGGAAGTTTAAACTTGTCTGCTCTGAGCTCAATGGCCGCTACATCAGCAATGAATTCAAAGTGGAG GTCAACGTGATCCACACAGCCAACCCTATGGATCATGCCAACAACGCTATGGTGCAGCCTCAGTTCATCAGCCAAGTGCAGCATGCTTCAGTGGACTTGTCTGGACACAACCTGGTCAACACACATCAGGCCTCAG TCGTCCCCAGTGCTGCCACCATTGTTATCGTTGTATGCGTGAGCTTCCTGGTGTTTATGATCATCCTGGGCGTCTTCCGTATCCGAGCGGCCCACCAGCGCACCATGAGAGACCAGGAGAACGGAAAAGAGAATGAGATGGACTGGGATGATTCAGCACTCACCATCACTGTCAACCCAATGGAG ACTTACGAGGACCAGCACAGCAGCGAAGAGGAAGgagatgaggaagaggaggaaagcGAGGATGGAGAGGAGGAAGACGACATCACCAGCGCAGAGTCGGACAGCAGCGAGGATGAGGCCGGAGAACAGGAGGATCAGCAGGGCTCCAGCAGACAGCAGCAGCTGGAGTGGGACGACTCCACTCTCACCTACTGA
- the clstn1 gene encoding calsyntenin-1 isoform X1, whose amino-acid sequence MRIRGVKPFASAVGLLLGLLYAVDAAKVNKHKPWIETTYHGIVTENDDKVLLDPPLIALDKDAPLRYAESFEVTFTKEGEICGFRIHGQNVPFEAVVLDKSTGEGVIRAKDKLDCELQKEHTFTIQAYDCGEGPDGGNMKKSHKATVHIQVNDVNEYSPVFKEKSYKATVIEGKKYDSIMKVEAVDADCSFQFSQICSYEIVTPDVPFTIDKDGNIKNTEKLNYGKERMYKLTVTAYDCGKNRASEDVLVKINIKPTCKPSWQGFNKRIEYEPGTGSLALFPSMHLETCEEPITSIQASIMLETNHIGKGCDRDTYSEKSLHKLCGASSGTVELLPAPSNSANWTVGLPTDNGHDSDQVFEFNGTQAIKVPEGVVSTTLKEPFTISVWMRHGPGGREKETILCNSDKTEMNRHHYSLYVHNCRLVLLLRQEPTESESYKPAEFHWKLDQVCDKEWHHYVLNIEFPAVTLFVDGGTFEPFLVTEDYPLHTSKIETQLTIGACWQDFSGHDNDTETLSEPLTGGSARMTQFFRGNLAGLMIRSGKLENKKVIDCLYTCKEGLDVQLPEEVASAVKVEFNPNQSSLSLEGDDIESFEKVMQHISYLNSRQFPTPGIRHLRVSTTVKCFNEETCISVPDSEGYVMVLQPEEPKISLSGIDHFARGAAEFESVEGVTLFPELRIVSTITREVEVEAEAETEAEGEDDPTVQETVVSEEIMHNLDTCEVTVVGEDLNGDHESLEVDLAQIQQRALEMSSSNVGMVITGVNTMANYEQVLHLIRYRNWHTEALFDRKFKLVCSELNGRYISNEFKVEVNVIHTANPMDHANNAMVQPQFISQVQHASVDLSGHNLVNTHQASVVPSAATIVIVVCVSFLVFMIILGVFRIRAAHQRTMRDQENGKENEMDWDDSALTITVNPMETYEDQHSSEEEGDEEEEESEDGEEEDDITSAESDSSEDEAGEQEDQQGSSRQQQLEWDDSTLTY is encoded by the exons AGAGTTTTGAGGTGACCTTCACCAAAGAAG GAGAGATCTGCGGCTTCAGGATTCACGGGCAGAATGTGCCTTTCGAGGCGGTGGTGTTGGATAAGTCCACTGGGGAAGGCGTGATCCGGGCCAAGGATAAACTAGATTGTGAGCTGCAGAAAGAGCATACCTTCACCATCCAGGCCTACGACTGTGGAGAGGGACCTGACGGCGGAAACATGAAGAAATCTCACAA GGCCACCGTCCACATCCAAGTGAATGACGTGAACGAGTACTCTCCAGTGTTCAAAGAGAAGTCCTACAAAGCCACAGTAATCGAGGGCAAGAAGTACGACAGCATCATGAAGGTGGAGGCCGTGGACGCAGACTGCTCTTTCCAGTTCAGTCAGATCTGCAGCTACGAGATTGTCACCCCCGATGTGCCCTTCACCATTGATAAGGATG GCAACATCAAGAACACAGAGAAGTTGAACTACGGCAAGGAGCGCATGTACAAACTCACAGTGACTGCCTATGACTGTGGTAAAAACCGAGCATCCGAGGACGTCCTGGTTAAGATCAACATCAAGCCCACCTGCAAACCGAGCTGGCAAG GATTTAACAAAAGGATTGAGTATGAGCCTGGTACAGGAAGCCTAGCGCTGTTTCCCAGCATGCATCTGGAGACCTGTGAGGAGCCGATCACCTCCATCCAGGCCAGCATCATGTTGGAGACCAACCACATCGGCAAGGGCTGCGATCGAGACACTTACTCTGAAAAATCCCTGCACAAGCTATGCG GTGCCAGCTCTGGCACTGTGGAGCTTCTGCCTGCTCCCAGCAACTCTGCCAATTGGACTGTAGGTCTGCCCACTGACAATGGGCATGACAGTGACCAGGTGTTTGAGTTCAACGGCACTCAGGCCATCAAGGTTCCTGAGGGGGTGGTGAGCACCACCCTGAAGGAACCCTTCACCATCTCTGTGTGGATGAGACACGGGCCTGGAGGACGAGAGAAGGAGACCATCCTCTGCAACTCCGACAAGACTG AGATGAACAGACACCATTATTCTCTATATGTGCACAACTGTCGCCTGGTGCTGCTGCTGCGTCAGGAACCCACCGAATCGGAGAGCTACAAACCTGCTGAATTCCACTGGAAACTCGATCAA GTGTGTGATAAAGAATGGCATCACTATGTGTTGAACATCGAGTTCCCGGCAGTGACTTTGTTTGTGGATGGAGGCACCTTTGAGCCGTTCCTGGTTACAGAGGATTACCCTCTGCATACCTCCAAGATTGAGACCCAGCTCACCATCGGCGCCTGCTGGCAAG ACTTCTCAGGACATGACAATGACACTGAGACTCTCTCAGAGCCTTTGACAG GTGGCAGTGCCCGCATGACTCAGTTCTTCCGGGGAAACCTGGCTGGACTCATGATCCGCTCTGGAAAACTGGAGAACAAGAAGGTGATCGACTGCCTGTACACCTGCAAGGAGGGGCTCGATGTGCAGCTTCCAGAAGAAGTGGCCTCTGCTGTCAAG GTGGAGTTTAACCCTAACCAGTCATCACTGAGTCTGGAGGGAGATGACATTGAGAGCTTTGAGAAGGTCATGCAGCACATCTCCTACCTGAACTCCAGACAGTTCCCAACTCCAGGAATACGCCACCTCCGTGTCTCCACCACTGTCAA ATGCTTCAATGAGGAGACCTGTATCTCTGTGCCGGACTCTGAAGGCTATGTGATGGTTCTCCAGCCAGAGGAGCCAAAGATCAGCCTGAGCGGAATCGATCATTTTGCACGTGGAGCAGCTGAATTTGAGAGCGTGGAGGGTGTTACGCTGTTCCCAGAGCTGCGCATCGTCAGCACCATCACCCGAGAGGTGGAGGTGGAGGCAGAGGCTGAGACTGAAGCCGAAGGAGAGGATGATCCCACAG TGCAAGAGACGGTGGTGTCTGAGGAGATCATGCACAACTTGGACACGTGTGAGGTGACTGTGGTGGGAGAGGATCTGAATGGAGATCATGAGAGTCTGGAGGTGGATCTGGCTCAGATTCAGCAGAGAGCTCTGGAGATGAGCTCCTCTAACGTGGGCATGGTCATCACAG GGGTAAACACCATGGCCAACTATGAACAGGTCCTGCATCTGATCCGCTACAGGAACTGGCACACAGAGGCTCTGTTTGACAGGAAGTTTAAACTTGTCTGCTCTGAGCTCAATGGCCGCTACATCAGCAATGAATTCAAAGTGGAG GTCAACGTGATCCACACAGCCAACCCTATGGATCATGCCAACAACGCTATGGTGCAGCCTCAGTTCATCAGCCAAGTGCAGCATGCTTCAGTGGACTTGTCTGGACACAACCTGGTCAACACACATCAGGCCTCAG TCGTCCCCAGTGCTGCCACCATTGTTATCGTTGTATGCGTGAGCTTCCTGGTGTTTATGATCATCCTGGGCGTCTTCCGTATCCGAGCGGCCCACCAGCGCACCATGAGAGACCAGGAGAACGGAAAAGAGAATGAGATGGACTGGGATGATTCAGCACTCACCATCACTGTCAACCCAATGGAG ACTTACGAGGACCAGCACAGCAGCGAAGAGGAAGgagatgaggaagaggaggaaagcGAGGATGGAGAGGAGGAAGACGACATCACCAGCGCAGAGTCGGACAGCAGCGAGGATGAGGCCGGAGAACAGGAGGATCAGCAGGGCTCCAGCAGACAGCAGCAGCTGGAGTGGGACGACTCCACTCTCACCTACTGA